Proteins encoded within one genomic window of Fusobacterium russii ATCC 25533:
- the tsaB gene encoding tRNA (adenosine(37)-N6)-threonylcarbamoyltransferase complex dimerization subunit type 1 TsaB, translating into MLILGIDTSTKICSCAIYDDKIGIIAETSLNVKKNHSNIVMPIIDNLFKISELNINNIDKIAVAIGPGSFTGVRIALGIAKGLALALNKPLIAINELELLAAISKGFNFQGEVIPLIDAKKERVYYEYNGFHKDDYLINLLDSLNKDKNYLFIGDGAKNYEYILKEKLGEKAFILPDYHSFPRASIICELAFDKEEANIYTLEPEYISKSRAEKDK; encoded by the coding sequence ATGTTAATTTTAGGAATTGATACTTCTACAAAAATTTGTAGCTGTGCTATTTACGATGACAAAATAGGAATTATTGCCGAAACAAGCTTAAATGTCAAAAAAAATCATTCTAATATTGTTATGCCAATAATAGATAATCTTTTTAAAATTTCAGAACTTAACATAAACAATATTGATAAAATAGCAGTGGCTATCGGTCCGGGTTCTTTTACAGGAGTTAGAATTGCCTTAGGTATAGCAAAGGGTTTAGCCCTTGCTCTTAATAAGCCTCTTATCGCAATAAATGAGCTTGAGCTTTTAGCTGCTATTTCTAAAGGCTTTAATTTTCAGGGAGAAGTTATTCCACTTATAGATGCGAAAAAGGAAAGGGTTTATTATGAGTATAATGGATTCCATAAAGATGATTATTTAATAAATTTATTAGATAGTTTAAATAAGGATAAAAATTATCTTTTTATTGGTGATGGGGCTAAAAATTATGAATATATTTTAAAGGAAAAATTAGGTGAAAAAGCCTTTATACTTCCTGATTATCATTCTTTTCCAAGAGCTTCCATAATATGTGAGTTAGCTTTTGATAAAGAAGAGGCTAATATTTATACATTGGAGCCTGAATATATTTCTAAATCCCGTGCTGAAAAAGATAAATAA
- the tsaE gene encoding tRNA (adenosine(37)-N6)-threonylcarbamoyltransferase complex ATPase subunit type 1 TsaE, whose protein sequence is MKKKLKFYEIDELAKKLANFVKENSVIALIGELGTGKTTFTKTFSKELGVKENLKSPTFNYVLEYLTGRLPLYHFDVYRLCEAEEIYEIGYEDYINNGGVAIIEWANIIEDELPKEYIKLTFEYSDSGLEDERIINLEYIGSKTKEGELLDYVNFRN, encoded by the coding sequence ATGAAAAAGAAATTGAAATTTTATGAAATAGATGAACTTGCTAAAAAATTGGCAAACTTCGTTAAAGAAAATTCTGTGATTGCCTTAATAGGAGAGTTGGGGACAGGAAAGACAACATTTACAAAAACTTTCTCAAAAGAGCTGGGAGTTAAAGAAAATTTAAAAAGCCCTACTTTTAATTATGTCCTTGAATACCTAACTGGTAGATTGCCTTTATATCACTTTGATGTTTATAGACTTTGTGAAGCGGAAGAAATTTATGAAATAGGTTATGAAGACTATATAAATAATGGAGGTGTAGCTATTATTGAATGGGCAAATATTATTGAAGATGAATTACCTAAAGAGTATATAAAACTTACCTTTGAATATTCTGATAGTGGACTAGAAGATGAAAGGATAATTAATTTAGAATATATAGGTAGTAAGACTAAGGAAGGAGAACTTTTAGACTATGTTAATTTTAGGAATTGA
- a CDS encoding type B 50S ribosomal protein L31: MKKDIHPEFHVVVFEDMAGNKFLTRSTKSSKETTTYEGVEYPVIKIAVSSASHPFYTGEQRFVDTAGRVDKFNKKFNLGKK, translated from the coding sequence ATGAAGAAAGATATACATCCTGAATTTCATGTAGTTGTATTTGAAGATATGGCAGGAAATAAATTCTTAACAAGATCTACAAAAAGTTCAAAAGAAACTACAACTTATGAAGGAGTAGAATACCCGGTTATAAAAATAGCAGTAAGCTCTGCTTCTCACCCATTTTATACTGGCGAACAAAGATTCGTTGATACCGCTGGTAGAGTTGATAAGTTCAATAAAAAGTTCAATTTGGGTAAAAAATAG
- the upp gene encoding uracil phosphoribosyltransferase, producing MAVIEINHPLIEHKMTMLRSVDTDTKSFRENLNEIAKLMTYEATKNLKLEATEVTTPLMKTQAYTLHDKLAIVPILRAGLGMVDGILDLVPTAKVGHVGVYRNEETLEPVYYYCKLPTDITSRKVILVDPMLATGGSAIYAIDYLKQQGVTDIIFMCLVAAPEGIAKLLNKHPNVPIYTAKIDQGLNEHGYIYPGLGDCGDRIFGTK from the coding sequence ATGGCTGTAATAGAAATTAATCACCCATTGATAGAACATAAAATGACTATGCTAAGATCTGTTGATACGGATACTAAATCATTTAGAGAAAATTTAAATGAAATTGCAAAGCTTATGACTTATGAAGCAACTAAAAATTTAAAGCTTGAAGCTACAGAAGTAACAACACCACTTATGAAGACTCAGGCTTATACTTTACATGATAAACTGGCTATAGTACCTATACTTCGAGCTGGGCTTGGAATGGTAGATGGGATTTTAGATCTTGTGCCTACTGCAAAAGTTGGTCATGTCGGTGTATATAGAAATGAAGAAACTCTGGAACCTGTTTATTACTATTGTAAGTTACCAACAGATATCACCTCAAGAAAGGTTATACTTGTTGATCCGATGCTTGCAACTGGAGGTTCAGCTATATATGCTATTGATTACTTAAAACAACAAGGTGTTACAGACATCATATTTATGTGTTTAGTTGCTGCACCTGAAGGAATTGCAAAACTTTTAAATAAACATCCTAATGTTCCTATATATACAGCTAAGATAGATCAAGGACTGAATGAACATGGATATATTTATCCTGGTCTTGGTGATTGTGGAGATAGGATTTTTGGTACAAAATAA
- a CDS encoding NUDIX hydrolase has protein sequence MENMRIFRNKIFESAVMICILKCEEDGRDYLVLEKRAEGIRQAGEISFPGGKKDKADENFLETAIRETVEELGIKRENIVNPQYYGSFFFLMGVLLETYICHLKVEKISDILYNREEVEKLLLVPVDFFIDNEPITEEIRVYNKTLFDPNKYSFTKRYLEDWHFPNREIYIYMYKNEAIWGMTAEIILDFIRTLKKEGKVGSYEYR, from the coding sequence ATGGAAAATATGAGAATATTTAGAAATAAAATTTTTGAATCGGCTGTGATGATTTGTATCTTAAAATGTGAGGAAGACGGCAGAGATTATTTAGTCCTAGAAAAAAGAGCAGAAGGTATAAGACAGGCAGGTGAAATTTCATTTCCAGGAGGCAAGAAAGACAAGGCTGATGAAAATTTTTTAGAAACTGCCATAAGAGAAACTGTTGAAGAATTAGGAATAAAGAGAGAAAATATAGTAAATCCTCAATATTACGGAAGTTTTTTCTTTTTAATGGGGGTTTTACTTGAAACCTATATCTGCCATCTAAAAGTAGAAAAAATTTCAGATATATTATACAATAGGGAAGAAGTTGAAAAATTATTATTGGTACCAGTAGATTTTTTTATAGATAATGAACCAATCACAGAAGAGATAAGAGTATATAATAAAACTTTATTTGATCCTAATAAATATAGTTTTACTAAGAGGTATTTAGAGGATTGGCATTTTCCCAATAGAGAAATATATATTTATATGTATAAAAATGAAGCTATATGGGGGATGACAGCTGAAATAATTTTGGACTTTATTAGAACTTTAAAAAAAGAAGGCAAGGTGGGGAGCTATGAATATAGGTAG
- the rfaE2 gene encoding D-glycero-beta-D-manno-heptose 1-phosphate adenylyltransferase has translation MNIGRDLARYIVNLAKEQGKKVVFTNGCFDILHVGHVSYLENAKRQGDILIVGVNSDESTRRLKGPTRPINNEKDRACMLSALKSVDYTVIFEEDTPEDLIAYLKPSIHVKGGDYKKEDLPETKIVEAYGGKVVILNFVEGKSTTNIINKINNN, from the coding sequence ATGAATATAGGTAGAGATTTAGCAAGATATATTGTAAATTTGGCTAAGGAGCAAGGTAAAAAAGTTGTGTTCACCAATGGTTGCTTTGATATTTTACATGTGGGACATGTGTCTTATTTAGAAAATGCAAAAAGACAGGGAGATATTTTAATTGTAGGTGTTAATTCTGATGAGTCAACAAGAAGGTTAAAAGGTCCTACTAGACCTATAAATAATGAGAAAGATAGAGCTTGTATGTTATCTGCTTTAAAATCGGTTGACTATACTGTAATTTTCGAAGAGGACACACCGGAAGATTTAATTGCCTATTTAAAACCATCTATACATGTTAAAGGTGGAGATTATAAAAAGGAAGATTTACCTGAAACTAAAATTGTTGAGGCTTATGGTGGAAAGGTTGTAATCCTTAATTTTGTTGAAGGAAAGTCTACAACTAATATTATTAATAAAATTAATAATAATTAG